A stretch of Verrucomicrobiota bacterium DNA encodes these proteins:
- a CDS encoding DUF1080 domain-containing protein, whose translation MRPVTPSIHRSSFPSSPIPVWLVLLMMLAKADGTHARDMAWTPLFNGRDLEGWVNVNCAPDTFRATNGVIFCTGFPTGELRTRRMYQNFALELEWRHLRPQGNAGVFVWADALTAPGQPFIRAVEVQVLDGREGPGHTSDGDIFPIHGARMIPENGRGGDRAFPTEKRMKPSPEWNHYRIECTNGAIALAVNGKVVTRGREASPRKGYICLESEGSPIEFRNLRIQEWPVEKALAPDHIARPDEHFVSLYNGLDLTGWLTRADTARHWRAQDWVLDHDGKKGEGDPHLWTEEEFGDFVLVADWRWTAKPVAKPLPVIRSDGTRGLNPDGSEELREVLDAGDSGIYLRGDLNSEVNIWCWPVGSGELFKYREDVKRSAEARAAATPKRRADKPPGQWNRFVVTLRGNRVSVELNGERVIDQAELDGIPHRGRIGLQHHGSPIQFANLFIKRLD comes from the coding sequence ATGCGCCCGGTGACTCCCTCGATCCATCGAAGCTCCTTCCCGAGTTCTCCAATCCCCGTCTGGCTCGTGTTGTTGATGATGCTTGCGAAAGCCGATGGCACGCATGCCCGGGACATGGCGTGGACGCCGCTCTTCAACGGTCGAGACTTGGAGGGTTGGGTGAATGTGAATTGTGCTCCGGACACGTTCCGCGCGACCAACGGTGTCATTTTCTGCACCGGGTTCCCGACGGGAGAGCTTCGCACTCGGCGCATGTATCAGAATTTCGCGCTGGAATTGGAATGGCGGCATCTGCGTCCGCAAGGGAATGCGGGGGTGTTCGTCTGGGCTGATGCGTTGACCGCGCCGGGGCAGCCTTTTATTCGGGCCGTCGAGGTGCAGGTGCTTGATGGGCGCGAGGGGCCGGGCCACACCTCGGATGGGGATATTTTCCCAATTCACGGCGCTCGCATGATCCCCGAGAACGGGCGGGGCGGTGATCGCGCCTTTCCGACCGAGAAACGCATGAAGCCTTCCCCTGAGTGGAATCACTACCGGATCGAATGCACGAATGGCGCCATTGCTTTGGCGGTCAACGGCAAGGTGGTGACCCGGGGACGGGAAGCCTCGCCGCGCAAAGGGTACATTTGTCTGGAATCCGAGGGCTCCCCGATCGAATTTCGAAACCTTCGCATTCAAGAATGGCCGGTGGAGAAGGCGCTGGCTCCGGACCACATTGCGCGTCCGGACGAACACTTCGTTTCGTTGTATAATGGCCTGGATCTGACCGGCTGGCTGACGCGGGCGGACACGGCGCGACACTGGCGGGCGCAGGACTGGGTCCTGGATCATGATGGGAAGAAGGGTGAGGGCGATCCCCACCTTTGGACGGAGGAGGAGTTCGGCGACTTTGTGCTGGTGGCGGACTGGCGTTGGACCGCCAAGCCCGTGGCGAAGCCGTTACCGGTGATTCGATCGGACGGAACCAGAGGCTTGAATCCGGATGGCAGCGAGGAATTGCGGGAGGTGCTTGACGCCGGGGACAGCGGAATTTATCTCAGGGGAGATTTGAACAGTGAGGTCAACATTTGGTGCTGGCCGGTGGGCTCGGGCGAGCTCTTCAAATATCGTGAAGATGTGAAGCGTTCCGCGGAAGCGCGCGCCGCCGCGACTCCGAAGCGGCGGGCGGACAAGCCCCCTGGCCAATGGAATCGATTCGTGGTGACGCTGCGGGGCAACCGAGTGAGTGTGGAATTGAACGGAGAACGGGTGATTGACCAGGCTGAACTGGACGGAATTCCTCACCGCGGCCGCATCGGATTGCAGCACCATGGCAGTCCCATCCAATTCGCCAACCTCTTCATCAAGCGGCTCGATTGA